From Pseudomonadota bacterium:
TCGGCGATGGGTGCGGGTGCTGGTCGGTCGCGCGCGTCCACGCCCTCTGGCTTGTCGGTTGCCATGGCCACCTCATCGTGTCTCCGCCGCATCGCCGCTGCCTGGCGGCGTCACGACGGTAAAGCTGCTGGTATCGCCCTTCGGCCGCTCGCCCTTGATTGTGGTGCCGACCACCTGGAAGTGCACCGTCTCGGCGATGTTGGTCGCATGGTCGCCCATACGCTCGATGTTCTTCGCCATGAACAGAAGGTGCGTGCAGGCGGTGATGTTGCGCGGGTCTTCCATCATGTAGGTCAAGAGCTCGCGAAACAGCGAGGTGTACATCTCGTCCACCTCTTCGTCGCGCTTCCACACCGCCACCGCCTTCGCCGTGTCGCCGTCGATATAGGCGTCGAGCACGTCCTTGAGATTGCTCTGCACCATCCTGGACATCCGGGGAATGCCCGAAGCCGGCTGCACCACGGGCAGGTTCTTCAGCGCGATCGAGCGTTTGGCGACATTGGCGGCATAGTCGCCGATGCGCTCCAGCTCGGAAGAGATCTTGAGGGCGGCGACGATGCCCCTGAGATCGCCGGCCATGGGCTGGCGCAGCGCCAGGAGCCGGACCACGAAGGCCTCGATGTCGTGCTCGAGGGCATCGACCTTCGCATCTGCTGCGATGCAGCGCTGGGCGAGGTCGGTGTCGCGCTTGACCACGGCCTGGACCGCCTGCTCCAGGTGGGCCTCCACCAGGCCGCCCATCTCGCTGATGAAGGTCTTGAGCCGCTTCAGGTCTTCGTCATAGGCCTTGATGATGTGCTCGGCAGCCATCGGCGGTTTTCCTATGAG
This genomic window contains:
- the phoU gene encoding phosphate signaling complex protein PhoU, with the translated sequence MAAEHIIKAYDEDLKRLKTFISEMGGLVEAHLEQAVQAVVKRDTDLAQRCIAADAKVDALEHDIEAFVVRLLALRQPMAGDLRGIVAALKISSELERIGDYAANVAKRSIALKNLPVVQPASGIPRMSRMVQSNLKDVLDAYIDGDTAKAVAVWKRDEEVDEMYTSLFRELLTYMMEDPRNITACTHLLFMAKNIERMGDHATNIAETVHFQVVGTTIKGERPKGDTSSFTVVTPPGSGDAAETR